Proteins encoded by one window of Arachis ipaensis cultivar K30076 chromosome B04, Araip1.1, whole genome shotgun sequence:
- the LOC107637339 gene encoding uncharacterized protein LOC107637339, translating into METITLGDKRIDIKTSVLEEKATACNMLCCYADELKEGFFPWIDQKHLFLSIKLHVGHVAGTLVPLLKFYFHEEVRKAAISAMSELLRSAKLAIEGQSQVSVFAEVLCAGKDLATEQTAGRMINLLRQLQQTLPPATLASTCVTSEFHCIRAQASGSTKIEGIPEKTDSKDDNLVFVAGATGRVGSRTIRELIKLGFKVRARVRSAERAGLLIKSVEQMKLDDGTSGGSQAVEKLEIVECDLEKPDQIGPALGNASTVICSIGASEKEVFDITGPCRIDYRATKSLIDAATVAKVITSYWLLH; encoded by the exons ATGGAGACCATCACTCTTGGAGACAAAAGAATTGATATCAAAACTAGTGTTCTGGAAGAAAAGGCCACAGCCTGTAACATGCTTTGCTGTTATGCTGATGAGTTGAAGGAAGGATTCTTTCCATGGATTGATCAG AAACATCTTTTTCTGAGTATTAAATTGCATGTGGGACATGTTGCAGGAACTTTAGTTCCACTTCTTAAATTTTACTTCCATGAGGAGGTTAGAAAAGCAGCCATTTCAG CAATGTCGGAGCTATTACGTTCTGCAAAGTTGGCTATTGAAGGGCAATCTCAAG TTTCAGTTTTTGCTGAG GTTTTGTGTGCTGGAAAAGACCTCGCAACGGAACAAACTGCTGGCCGCATGATTAATCTTCTTAGACAGCTTCAGCAAACTTTACCGCCTGCAACTCTTGCTTCTACTTG CGTCACATCTGAGTTCCACTGCATTAGAGCTCAAGCTTCAG GTTCAACAAAAATTGAGGGGATTCCTGAGAAAACAGATTCCAAGGATGATAACTTAGTATTTGTTGCTGGTGCTACTGGTAGAGTTGGTTCAAGAACTATTAG AGAGCTTATAAAACTTGGATTTAAAGTAAGAGCTAGAGTGAGGAGTGCTGAGAGAGCTGGTCTACTAATCAAG AGTGTTGAGCAAATGAAGCTTGATGATGGAACAAGTGGAGGGAGTCAAG CTGTAGAGAAGCTTGAAATTGTGGAATGTGATTTGGAAAAACCAGATCAAATTGGACCAGCACTGGGGAATGCATCAACAGTTATATGTTCTATTGGTGCTAGTGAGAAGGAAGTTTTTGACATCACTGGCCCTTGTAGAATCGATTATCGCGCCACCAAAAGCCTTATTGATGCTG CAACTGTTGCCAAAGTAATCACTTCATACTGGTTACTTCATTGA
- the LOC107635430 gene encoding putative methylesterase 11, chloroplastic has translation MGNLCALLKQKPLPSTNNSKKLRSSNAAASSNRWSRTRSSRKDKFDDASIREQAIAAAILFKQHQQQLQNGAAAFDRSTSLRYPNGSSKKNALPRSSSSRARSLTDPLLQPHQLVNQGIKVDDLETNHFVLVHGGGFGAWCWYKTIALLEEAGYKVSAIDLTGSGVHSFDTNNIKSLSQYVKPLTDFVEKLPEGEKVILVGHDFGGACISYAMELFPHKVSKAVFIAAAMLTSGQSTLDIISQKEGSDDLMQQAQIFLYANGNDHPPTAFDLDKSLLRDLLFNQSPAKDVALASVSMRPTPFAPVLEKLSLSDLKYGIVRRFYIETLEDNAITITLQEAMINASPPEKVFRLKGADHSPFFSKPQALHKLLVEISKIL, from the exons ATGGGGAACCTTTGTGCTCTCCTCAAACAAAAACCTTTACCATCCACAAACAACTCCAAGAAGCTTCGTTCTTCAAACGCTGCTGCTTCAAGCAACCGCTGGTCAAGGACGCGTTCCTCCCGCAAAGACAAGTTTGATGATGCTTCCATTCGAGAACAAGCCATAGCTGCTGCAATACTGTTCAAGCAGCACCAGCAGCAGCTACAAAATGGTGCTGCCGCTTTTGATCGTTCTACCTCTCTAAGGTACCCCAATGGCTCTTCAAAGAAGAATGCTTTACCTAGAAGCTCTAGTTCCAGAGCCAGGTCCCTCACTGACCCTTTGCTTCAGCCTCACCAGCTTGTTAATCAG GGTATAAAGGTTGATGATCTCGAGACGAATCATTTTGTTCTTGTTCATGGAGGTGGTTTTGGTGCCTGGTGTTGGTACAAAACTATAGCACTTCTAGAAGAAGCTGGTTATAAAGTATCCGCCATAGATTTAACCGGTTCTGGAGTTCATTCATTTGACACAAACAACATAAAGAGCCTCTCACAATATGTGAAGCCACTTACTGACTTTGTTGAAAAACTTCCTGAAGGAGAAAAG GTAATCTTGGTTGGACATGATTTTGGCGGGGCATGTATATCGTATGCGATGGAGCTGTTTCCTCATAAGGTTTCCAAGGCTGTGTTTATTGCTGCGGCAATGCTAACAAGTGGACAAAGTACTCTGGATATCATTTCTCAAAAG GAAGGTTCAGATGATCTTATGCAACAAGCACAAATTTTTCTGTATGCAAATGGGAATGATCATCCTCCCACTGCTTTCGATCTTGACAAGTCGTTGTTGAGGGATTTGTTATTCAATCAAAGTCCTGCCAAA GATGTTGCATTAGCATCTGTTTCGATGAGGCCAACTCCATTTGCACCGGTTTTAGAGAAACTTTCCCTTTCCGACCTCAAATATGGTATCGTAAGGCGATTCTACATAGAAACTCTTGAAGACAATGCCATAACCATCACTCTCCAGGAAGCCATGATAAATGCAAGCCCTCCTGAAAAGGTTTTTCGTTTGAAAGGTGCGGATCATTCTCCCTTTTTCTCGAAGCCTCAAGCCCTGCACAAGTTACTTGTAGAAATCTCAAAGATCCTTTGA